A genomic window from Slackia heliotrinireducens DSM 20476 includes:
- a CDS encoding MarR family winged helix-turn-helix transcriptional regulator, whose product MENTNTADFDPLKLDNQLCFPLYACAKEVVRRYTPFLNEIDLTYTQYITMMVMWECKSLSVRELGEKLLLDSGTLTPLLKKLEAKGLVIRERSHEDERKLNVVITEKGEALRSRALGIPRQMGKCVDLSAEDAAELRRLLNKLIDNVRQEER is encoded by the coding sequence ATGGAAAACACGAATACAGCGGACTTCGACCCGTTGAAGCTAGACAATCAGCTCTGTTTCCCCTTGTACGCCTGCGCGAAGGAGGTCGTGCGTCGCTACACGCCGTTCCTCAACGAGATCGACCTCACGTACACGCAGTACATCACCATGATGGTCATGTGGGAATGCAAATCGCTTTCCGTCCGCGAGCTGGGCGAGAAGCTGCTGCTTGATTCCGGCACCCTGACGCCGCTGCTGAAAAAGCTGGAGGCGAAGGGTCTGGTCATTCGCGAACGTTCCCATGAGGACGAACGCAAGCTCAACGTGGTCATCACCGAGAAGGGGGAGGCGTTGCGAAGCCGTGCGCTCGGCATCCCCCGGCAGATGGGCAAGTGCGTGGACCTGTCCGCGGAAGACGCCGCGGAGCTGCGCCGCCTTCTGAACAAGCTTATCGACAACGTTAGGCAGGAGGAGAGGTAG
- a CDS encoding helix-turn-helix transcriptional regulator, whose product MLEHETMGDLRSYLDEHFRPGSTTSRMPAFDRLTGERLGGSHTGKFASRSIGSPSVGLTGSAPADVQGHMPSGAPSAPDAMPQMLPAAPPSGRRRRLGGLAGRFRRDKRDGSASGSANLAESATKARRPPDYDSQQVVPAAPAASGGLGATGEISPVPTGMDEWLAGVQKGFGERLLDAIDARGLDDATVYKRAGVDRRLFSKIRSNLDYRPSKNTALALAVALEMDIDETCDLLGSAGLALSDASRFDLIVKFFILNGRFDRFEINEALYRYGESMLGA is encoded by the coding sequence ATGCTGGAACATGAAACGATGGGCGACCTGCGAAGCTACCTGGATGAACATTTCCGACCAGGGTCCACCACGTCGCGTATGCCCGCGTTCGACCGTTTGACGGGAGAAAGACTTGGCGGGTCGCATACGGGCAAGTTCGCATCCCGAAGTATCGGCAGCCCATCCGTTGGCCTGACAGGCTCGGCTCCTGCGGATGTCCAAGGGCACATGCCGTCAGGGGCTCCGTCCGCACCCGATGCGATGCCTCAGATGCTGCCTGCTGCGCCTCCGTCCGGCCGCCGCAGGAGGCTCGGGGGCCTCGCAGGCCGCTTCAGGCGCGACAAACGAGATGGTTCCGCGAGTGGGAGTGCGAACCTGGCGGAAAGTGCCACCAAGGCGCGCAGGCCTCCGGACTACGATTCTCAGCAGGTGGTTCCCGCGGCTCCCGCAGCGTCCGGCGGTCTTGGTGCGACGGGTGAGATTTCTCCTGTTCCAACGGGGATGGACGAATGGCTTGCCGGCGTGCAGAAAGGGTTCGGCGAGCGGCTTTTGGACGCCATCGACGCCCGAGGTCTGGACGACGCGACGGTGTATAAGCGTGCCGGCGTCGATCGTCGGCTGTTCTCGAAAATTCGCTCGAACCTGGACTACAGACCCAGCAAGAACACGGCGTTGGCCCTGGCCGTCGCGTTGGAGATGGACATCGACGAGACCTGCGATTTGCTGGGCAGCGCAGGCCTTGCGCTCAGCGACGCTTCCCGTTTCGACCTCATCGTGAAGTTCTTCATTCTCAACGGGCGGTTCGACCGCTTCGAAATAAACGAGGCGCTGTACCGGTACGGCGAATCCATGTTGGGGGCATAA
- a CDS encoding GIDE domain-containing protein, with amino-acid sequence MYIEDLIFAIITVVLFVIIVRALLQMLKKSTSGESTGSNTAGAVGATKTTSEKAEIIEDIKSTPTSRVVDAISIVDELSQTSQNFRQYCELVGTTQATSSVTAPYSKREVAYYDVRCFRIDRVNGRNVETLVAHETSVEPFYFTDTSCDTKVYVNLAPFGDNCILVNSANRVEGPTSDFSKAVMANSSTSRSSSARYAVANALSKGANVLEGMRWRVSEGARALTTTFTLPAMAPAYAGGYVEPSCQPGKRVERRNVLLSKDGRPRPGGPYGYGGNRPSNGGRRSSSGVYYYGGQIPSGLDSFLDLGGAGQRGLHDKRGVGGPQGGYYYGSKDFDDFGDIGKTVLNIGLGMLLSSMATSTSSAPAQTRPVTTTQSNSFLGYRIVEDIVPCNYPVYCLGELYRHGGNAYMGKCISTDNSYYFATKIEAELVAHLQG; translated from the coding sequence ATGTATATTGAAGACCTGATCTTTGCGATCATCACCGTCGTCCTTTTCGTCATCATCGTGCGGGCGTTGCTGCAGATGCTGAAGAAGTCCACGTCGGGCGAATCGACCGGATCGAATACCGCCGGTGCGGTGGGTGCCACCAAGACAACGTCGGAAAAGGCCGAGATCATCGAGGATATCAAGTCCACGCCGACAAGTCGCGTCGTGGATGCGATCTCCATCGTCGACGAGCTGTCGCAGACGTCCCAGAACTTCCGCCAATACTGCGAACTGGTGGGCACCACCCAGGCCACCAGCTCCGTTACGGCACCGTACAGCAAGCGCGAGGTTGCGTACTATGACGTGCGCTGCTTCCGCATCGACCGCGTGAACGGCCGAAACGTTGAAACCTTGGTGGCCCACGAGACCTCCGTCGAGCCGTTCTACTTCACGGACACGTCTTGCGATACCAAGGTGTATGTGAACCTGGCGCCCTTCGGCGACAACTGCATCCTGGTCAATTCCGCCAACCGCGTCGAAGGCCCCACGTCCGACTTCTCGAAGGCCGTCATGGCCAATTCGTCCACGTCCCGTTCGTCGAGCGCCCGCTACGCCGTGGCGAACGCCCTGTCCAAGGGTGCCAATGTGCTCGAAGGCATGCGGTGGCGCGTTTCCGAAGGCGCCCGCGCGCTGACCACCACCTTCACCCTGCCTGCCATGGCCCCTGCCTACGCCGGCGGATACGTGGAGCCCAGCTGTCAGCCGGGCAAGCGTGTGGAACGCCGCAACGTGCTGCTGTCCAAAGACGGACGTCCTCGTCCGGGCGGCCCCTACGGCTACGGCGGCAACCGTCCCTCCAACGGCGGAAGGCGATCCAGCTCCGGCGTGTATTACTACGGTGGCCAGATTCCCTCCGGCTTGGATTCCTTCCTCGATCTGGGCGGCGCCGGCCAGCGCGGCCTGCATGACAAGCGCGGCGTAGGCGGTCCTCAGGGCGGCTACTACTACGGCAGCAAAGACTTCGACGATTTCGGCGACATCGGCAAGACCGTGCTGAACATCGGCCTTGGCATGCTGCTGAGCAGCATGGCCACATCCACGTCAAGCGCTCCAGCGCAGACCAGGCCGGTCACCACGACGCAGAGCAACTCGTTCTTGGGTTACCGCATCGTCGAAGACATCGTGCCGTGCAACTACCCGGTGTACTGTTTGGGCGAGCTGTATCGCCACGGTGGCAACGCCTACATGGGCAAGTGCATCTCGACCGACAATTCGTATTACTTTGCGACGAAGATCGAGGCCGAGCTCGTGGCGCATTTGCAGGGCTAG
- a CDS encoding helix-turn-helix domain-containing protein translates to MTGLPEKVPALPFAAPLLALAFWIAWITIAYSGDCIVVSHVSAYEATTTLRSLSTLGIGIAMVACACLPERGWNVVTDFNTMVGVAGASLVCTLAVGFQGVLPDILYGVCSFVAGVCLGVFALRCAVLYAEVSPRTAALYICMATLAGVMLYAFSTMIAHYHSPIWVQAMTAPLLLGGVAVSFVRTEGDECVPLHDDASLTLSSSFWRVIAFVAIIAFALSTVRGFYPQFLEPEQFASSRGDAALLIVVFATAFLIDATRRKPSDPFVRQLYGMLLVSVAIMLPVAFLGISSGLVGSLATFSKAILLVSGWCFLSLWSYKTGMSAVRVFGFGFGVAMVAAFVGYMFGDNMGLTFIRFDAPGLQTVFLVVCIVAAVLLLSVRDLGDLLEPTAAMMASAEGGESDEAQSTQEEGTPQAVRSAEVADAQADGIAADDGDAAAEQPDGTRKAGRFLLKCKLISDEFGLSPREADVLVLLAKHMPVKAIADELFVSFNTARTHVRHVYGKLDVHSRRELDELIDAYEID, encoded by the coding sequence GTGACGGGCCTGCCCGAAAAGGTGCCGGCGCTGCCGTTTGCAGCGCCGCTGCTCGCGTTGGCGTTCTGGATTGCCTGGATAACCATCGCCTATAGCGGCGATTGCATTGTCGTGTCCCACGTCTCGGCCTACGAGGCCACCACCACGCTGCGCTCTCTGTCGACGCTGGGCATCGGCATTGCCATGGTCGCATGCGCCTGTCTGCCTGAGCGGGGCTGGAACGTGGTGACCGATTTCAACACCATGGTGGGCGTGGCCGGGGCAAGTCTGGTCTGTACCCTGGCGGTGGGGTTCCAAGGGGTTCTTCCCGATATCCTCTACGGCGTGTGCTCGTTCGTCGCCGGGGTGTGCCTCGGTGTGTTCGCGCTGCGGTGTGCCGTACTGTATGCCGAAGTCAGCCCCAGGACGGCCGCCCTCTATATATGTATGGCGACGCTTGCGGGCGTCATGCTGTATGCGTTCAGCACGATGATCGCCCACTATCATTCGCCCATCTGGGTCCAAGCGATGACAGCGCCTCTCCTGCTGGGCGGCGTGGCGGTCAGCTTCGTTCGCACCGAAGGCGACGAGTGCGTCCCCTTGCATGACGATGCAAGCCTGACGTTGTCCTCTTCGTTCTGGCGCGTGATCGCATTCGTGGCGATTATCGCTTTCGCCCTGAGCACGGTGCGCGGGTTCTATCCCCAGTTTTTGGAGCCTGAGCAGTTCGCATCGTCCCGAGGCGATGCGGCCCTTCTGATCGTGGTCTTCGCCACTGCGTTTTTGATCGATGCGACGCGGCGAAAGCCCTCCGACCCCTTCGTCAGGCAACTGTACGGCATGCTGCTCGTGTCCGTGGCCATCATGTTGCCGGTGGCTTTTCTTGGCATTTCATCTGGGCTTGTAGGCAGCCTGGCTACGTTTTCGAAGGCGATCCTGCTGGTTTCCGGCTGGTGCTTTCTGAGCCTGTGGTCGTACAAGACCGGCATGTCGGCGGTTCGCGTCTTCGGGTTCGGTTTCGGCGTGGCGATGGTTGCGGCGTTCGTGGGGTACATGTTCGGCGACAACATGGGACTGACGTTCATTCGGTTCGACGCGCCCGGGCTCCAGACGGTGTTCTTGGTCGTGTGCATCGTCGCGGCCGTGCTTCTTTTGTCCGTGCGCGACCTGGGCGATCTTCTGGAGCCGACGGCGGCCATGATGGCCTCTGCGGAAGGGGGAGAATCCGACGAAGCCCAATCGACGCAGGAAGAAGGGACGCCTCAGGCCGTCCGTTCGGCGGAGGTTGCTGATGCGCAGGCTGATGGGATCGCAGCGGACGATGGAGATGCCGCAGCGGAACAGCCCGACGGCACGCGGAAGGCGGGGCGCTTCCTGCTCAAATGTAAGCTCATCTCCGACGAGTTCGGGCTTTCGCCCCGCGAAGCGGACGTGTTGGTGCTTCTGGCCAAACATATGCCGGTCAAGGCCATTGCCGACGAGCTGTTCGTGTCCTTCAACACGGCCCGCACCCACGTGCGCCACGTCTACGGCAAGCTGGACGTGCACAGCCGCCGCGAGCTGGACGAGCTTATCGACGCCTACGAGATAGATTAG
- a CDS encoding DUF1846 domain-containing protein, which translates to MKIGFDNEMYIERQAARIRERVEEFGGKLYLEFGGKLFDDYHAARVLPGFEPDVKLRMLKSMVDEVEIVQVINAGHIEKNKLRGDLGITYDEDLLRLRNIFIDLGFYCGGVVLTQYEGQPNATAFIHRLENMGIPCYRHKTISGYPYDIEHIVSDDGYGQNEYVKTTRPIVVVTAPGPGSGKMATCLSQLYAENMRGVKAGYAKYETFPVWNLPLDHPVNIAYESATVDLDDVNAIDPFHLEAYGISSVNYNRDIEIFPVLKAMLEKMLGESPYKSPTDMGVNNIAAAIVDEEAVCDAAKNEIVRRYFQCAVKALRTGMGENEAKKALFLMNKAGVNVNLSPAHSAALLRAETSGGQAGAMVLPDGRIITGKTSTLLNASSSVLLNALKAQAGIDDATYVISDAALEPICDLRTQQLGHRNPHLHPSEMLIALSTSSLTSPLAKETIAHASELRGCDAYFSSIIPTEDERLFRTLGINVCCEPRFDVAHSLMY; encoded by the coding sequence ATGAAAATCGGTTTCGACAACGAAATGTACATCGAACGGCAGGCGGCACGCATCCGCGAACGCGTCGAAGAGTTCGGCGGCAAGCTGTACCTGGAGTTCGGAGGCAAGCTGTTCGACGATTACCATGCGGCCCGCGTCCTCCCCGGCTTCGAGCCCGACGTCAAGCTCCGCATGCTCAAGAGCATGGTCGACGAGGTCGAGATCGTCCAGGTCATCAACGCCGGCCACATCGAGAAGAACAAGCTGCGCGGCGATTTGGGCATCACCTACGACGAGGACCTGCTGCGGCTGCGCAACATCTTCATCGACCTTGGCTTCTACTGCGGCGGCGTAGTGCTGACGCAATACGAGGGCCAGCCCAACGCAACCGCCTTCATTCACCGTCTGGAGAACATGGGCATCCCGTGCTACCGTCACAAGACCATCTCCGGCTACCCCTACGACATCGAGCACATCGTCAGCGACGACGGGTACGGTCAGAACGAATACGTCAAGACCACACGCCCCATCGTCGTCGTCACGGCCCCTGGCCCCGGCTCGGGCAAAATGGCCACCTGCCTCTCGCAGCTGTACGCCGAGAACATGCGCGGCGTGAAGGCGGGCTATGCCAAGTACGAGACCTTCCCGGTGTGGAACCTGCCGCTTGACCACCCGGTCAACATCGCCTACGAATCCGCCACGGTGGACCTGGACGACGTGAACGCCATCGACCCCTTCCATCTGGAGGCCTACGGCATATCGTCGGTCAACTACAACCGCGACATCGAAATCTTCCCCGTGTTGAAGGCCATGCTGGAGAAGATGTTGGGCGAAAGCCCCTACAAGTCCCCCACCGACATGGGTGTGAACAACATCGCCGCCGCCATCGTGGATGAGGAAGCCGTCTGCGACGCCGCTAAAAACGAGATCGTCCGCCGCTATTTCCAGTGCGCCGTGAAGGCCCTTCGCACCGGCATGGGCGAAAACGAAGCCAAAAAGGCCTTGTTCCTCATGAACAAGGCGGGTGTCAACGTGAACCTGTCCCCCGCCCACAGCGCCGCCCTGCTGCGCGCCGAAACCTCCGGCGGCCAGGCGGGCGCCATGGTCCTGCCCGACGGCCGCATCATCACGGGCAAGACTTCCACGCTGCTCAATGCGTCTTCATCGGTGCTGCTCAACGCCCTGAAGGCCCAGGCCGGCATCGACGACGCCACCTACGTCATCAGCGACGCAGCCCTCGAGCCCATCTGCGACCTGCGCACCCAGCAGCTGGGGCATCGCAACCCGCACCTGCACCCCAGCGAGATGCTCATCGCGCTTTCCACCAGTTCGCTCACCAGCCCCTTGGCGAAGGAGACCATCGCACACGCCTCTGAACTGCGCGGCTGCGACGCATACTTCTCATCGATCATCCCCACCGAGGACGAGCGCCTGTTCCGCACGCTCGGCATCAACGTCTGCTGCGAGCCCAGGTTCGACGTGGCGCACTCCTTGATGTACTAA
- a CDS encoding flavin reductase family protein yields the protein MKKEINVFDYAGDILKALRMGVLLTTKAEDRTNVMTIGWGSIGVEWGTPVFTALVREGRFSRELLDKNGEFTVSVPYERPFDRQVLGIAGSRSGRQQNKYRELNLAEEAPLQVSTPAYRDFPLTLECRVLYRQPQELALMPEDIQQRWYPQDKGSEVCGSNKDAHIAYIAEIVAAYIVEDDE from the coding sequence ATGAAGAAGGAAATCAACGTTTTCGACTATGCGGGCGACATTCTGAAGGCCCTGCGCATGGGCGTGCTCCTGACCACCAAGGCCGAGGACCGCACCAACGTCATGACCATCGGCTGGGGCAGTATCGGCGTGGAGTGGGGCACCCCCGTGTTCACGGCGCTGGTGCGCGAGGGACGCTTCAGCCGCGAGCTGCTGGACAAGAACGGCGAGTTCACGGTGAGCGTTCCCTACGAGCGTCCCTTCGACCGCCAGGTCCTGGGCATTGCCGGCAGCCGTTCCGGCCGTCAACAGAACAAGTATCGCGAGTTGAACCTGGCGGAGGAGGCTCCGCTTCAGGTGTCTACGCCCGCCTACCGCGATTTCCCGCTGACGCTTGAGTGCCGCGTGCTGTACCGTCAGCCTCAGGAGCTGGCCCTCATGCCCGAGGACATCCAACAGCGCTGGTATCCGCAGGACAAGGGCAGCGAAGTTTGCGGCTCCAACAAGGACGCCCACATCGCTTACATCGCCGAAATCGTCGCCGCCTACATCGTCGAGGACGACGAATAG
- a CDS encoding cation diffusion facilitator family transporter — MAIDTTGSQEGQQLSRDAQIVRTSIVGIAANMLLAAFKAAVGLLSNSIAIVLDAVNNLSDALSSVITIVGTKLAGRTPDRKHPYGYGRIEYITTIIIGAIVLAAGFTSLKESVSSIINHEVASYETVTLVIVAVAVVAKVVLGRYVKAVGERVGSDSLVASGTDATMDSIISASTLVAAFIYIIWGVSLEGWLGAVISVVIMKAGFDILKEALDKILGQRVDGDLSRAIKQTVAETEGVYGAYDLVLNDYGPDRLTGSVHVEVDDDATARDIDIITRRIQQAVFAKYGVIINTVGVYATNNTGLAGQIRERAYEVAKAHPEVLETHGFYLDEELDRLSFDVVVSFDSKDRQAVADEIRREVQELYPQYKTVVLLDEDVSE; from the coding sequence ATGGCCATCGACACGACGGGGAGCCAAGAAGGTCAGCAGCTGTCCCGCGATGCCCAAATCGTGCGCACGAGCATTGTGGGTATTGCGGCAAATATGCTGCTGGCGGCGTTCAAGGCGGCGGTGGGCCTGCTTTCGAACTCAATCGCCATCGTGCTGGACGCGGTGAACAACCTGTCCGACGCCCTGTCATCGGTCATCACCATCGTGGGGACGAAGCTTGCCGGCCGCACGCCGGACCGCAAACATCCCTACGGCTACGGCCGAATCGAATACATCACCACCATCATCATCGGAGCCATTGTCCTGGCGGCCGGCTTCACGTCGCTGAAGGAGTCGGTGTCGAGCATCATCAACCACGAGGTCGCGTCGTACGAGACCGTGACGCTGGTGATTGTCGCCGTCGCCGTGGTGGCCAAGGTGGTGCTCGGCCGATACGTCAAGGCTGTCGGCGAACGTGTGGGGTCCGACTCACTTGTAGCCTCGGGCACTGACGCCACCATGGATTCGATCATCTCAGCATCCACGCTGGTCGCTGCGTTCATCTATATCATCTGGGGTGTCAGCTTGGAAGGCTGGCTGGGCGCCGTCATCTCCGTGGTCATCATGAAGGCCGGCTTCGACATCCTGAAGGAGGCCCTGGACAAGATTCTGGGCCAGCGTGTGGATGGCGATCTGAGCCGCGCCATCAAACAGACCGTCGCGGAGACGGAAGGCGTCTACGGTGCCTACGACCTAGTGCTGAACGACTACGGCCCGGACCGTCTTACCGGCAGCGTGCATGTGGAGGTCGACGACGATGCTACGGCTCGCGATATCGACATCATCACCCGACGCATCCAACAGGCGGTGTTCGCGAAGTACGGCGTAATCATCAACACGGTGGGCGTGTACGCCACCAACAACACTGGTCTGGCCGGTCAGATTCGTGAACGGGCATACGAGGTGGCGAAGGCCCATCCCGAGGTGCTCGAGACCCACGGCTTCTACCTGGATGAGGAGCTTGACCGGTTGAGTTTCGACGTTGTCGTCAGCTTCGACTCGAAAGACCGGCAGGCCGTCGCAGACGAGATTCGCAGGGAAGTGCAGGAGCTGTATCCGCAGTATAAAACTGTGGTTCTTTTAGATGAGGACGTAAGCGAATAA
- a CDS encoding cytidylate kinase family protein, translating to MGWAERIRRYAVLLFGIFAISFGVALITKSAIGNSAISAIPYTMSFLVPQLTYGMHVALFNALLVLLQIILLRRDCQVFDICQQVVFAAVFGSVVDFSMWLLTWYDPQSYPLCACTMLLGVVCLAFGAYLEVIGRVGMMAGDGLARALVKVTGKEFGTMRVAADSTMVLIAVVMNLLYFRSLVTVREGTIVAALLTGLVVTFFSRHLTAFEYAVLPENRNGGKASNIAVPEGNFIVTVSREYGSGGREVGHAIADALGVQCYDSRLIHMMAAQSGLPEDYVAGEGADGSGALAAFYTLYAGAVAEQDMPKAERLFKAEEQVIRRLAAQESCVIVGRLAEYVLRDHANVLRIFLRADKEDAVARVMDREGLSRSEAEAKIDRVNRERADHCLRFAHTAWGMSGNYDVTMNTSRYGVVRTGEMLAAMARSAREGANGPSRR from the coding sequence TTGGGATGGGCTGAAAGGATACGCCGGTACGCCGTGCTGCTGTTCGGCATTTTCGCCATATCCTTCGGCGTGGCGCTCATCACCAAATCCGCCATCGGCAACTCCGCCATCTCGGCCATTCCCTACACCATGTCGTTTTTGGTGCCTCAGCTCACCTACGGCATGCATGTGGCGTTGTTCAACGCGTTGCTGGTGCTGCTGCAGATCATCCTGCTGCGCCGTGACTGCCAGGTGTTCGACATCTGCCAGCAGGTGGTGTTCGCCGCCGTGTTCGGCTCGGTGGTCGACTTCTCTATGTGGCTTCTGACCTGGTATGACCCGCAATCCTACCCGCTGTGCGCATGCACCATGCTGCTCGGTGTTGTGTGCCTGGCCTTCGGGGCGTATCTGGAGGTCATCGGCAGGGTGGGCATGATGGCCGGCGATGGGCTGGCCCGCGCCTTGGTGAAGGTGACGGGCAAGGAATTCGGCACCATGCGTGTGGCGGCGGATTCCACCATGGTGCTCATCGCGGTGGTCATGAACCTGCTGTATTTCCGTTCGTTGGTGACGGTCCGCGAAGGCACCATCGTCGCAGCCCTGCTCACAGGCTTGGTTGTCACGTTTTTCAGCAGGCATCTGACGGCGTTCGAATATGCCGTCCTGCCCGAGAACCGCAACGGCGGTAAGGCTTCAAACATCGCCGTCCCCGAAGGAAACTTCATCGTCACGGTTTCCCGGGAATACGGTTCGGGTGGCCGCGAGGTGGGGCACGCCATAGCCGACGCCTTGGGCGTGCAATGCTACGATTCCCGTCTCATTCATATGATGGCGGCGCAATCCGGGCTGCCTGAAGACTACGTCGCCGGCGAAGGGGCCGACGGCTCCGGTGCCCTGGCTGCTTTCTACACCTTGTATGCAGGCGCCGTCGCCGAGCAGGACATGCCGAAGGCGGAGCGTCTGTTCAAGGCCGAAGAGCAGGTCATCCGCAGGCTGGCGGCCCAGGAGTCCTGCGTCATCGTGGGCCGTCTTGCGGAATACGTGCTGCGGGACCACGCCAACGTGCTGCGGATTTTCCTGCGCGCCGACAAGGAGGACGCCGTAGCCCGCGTGATGGACCGGGAAGGCCTGTCCCGAAGCGAGGCGGAGGCGAAGATCGATCGCGTGAACCGCGAGCGGGCAGACCACTGCCTGCGGTTCGCCCATACGGCATGGGGGATGTCCGGCAATTACGACGTGACCATGAACACGAGCCGATACGGCGTTGTCCGGACGGGGGAGATGCTCGCCGCCATGGCCCGAAGTGCCCGCGAAGGCGCGAACGGCCCTTCCCGACGCTGA
- a CDS encoding pyridoxamine 5'-phosphate oxidase family protein: protein MFRKQRRPRQALTEEESIEILNRHGVGVLSLNGDEGYPYGVPISYYYDDGALYFHGGRRGHKADSIAANPKASLTVIDHSETYAEEYANNYCSIIAFGKVEVIDDPDEKLARLLAFTLKFVPENPEHTEEVVAKDVRGVTVFKFTIEHLTGKVGKYTDRAQSAMKRD from the coding sequence ATGTTCCGAAAACAGCGCCGGCCCCGTCAGGCATTGACTGAGGAGGAATCCATCGAGATTCTCAATCGCCACGGCGTTGGGGTGCTGTCCCTCAACGGTGACGAAGGATACCCTTACGGCGTTCCCATCAGCTATTACTACGACGACGGCGCCTTGTACTTCCATGGTGGGCGCCGGGGCCACAAGGCCGATTCCATCGCGGCGAACCCCAAGGCCTCGCTTACTGTCATCGACCACAGCGAAACCTATGCCGAAGAGTATGCCAACAATTACTGCAGCATCATCGCTTTCGGAAAGGTCGAAGTGATCGACGACCCGGACGAGAAGCTGGCGCGCCTGCTGGCGTTCACGCTGAAGTTCGTTCCCGAGAACCCCGAGCACACCGAGGAGGTCGTCGCCAAAGACGTGCGCGGCGTCACCGTGTTCAAATTCACCATCGAGCACCTGACAGGCAAAGTGGGCAAATACACCGACCGGGCCCAGTCTGCCATGAAACGCGATTAA
- a CDS encoding PspA/IM30 family protein: MAIFARLADILKANINDMIDKAEDPEKMVKQLIIEMEEQVDEATQALGQAMGSQKVAAKELADAQAVSADWNDKAKVALRAGKEDLAKKALDAKVGVDEQVTQLQASYDQITAQVDKLRDQVQTLKIKLDEARARQNVLIARAKMAEAQQNVATSINTASFDSAFAKLDAMERKITEKEAVAEAFTEIGGADVDVNDQFETLQHEAAVNDQLAALKAELGL; encoded by the coding sequence ATGGCAATTTTCGCACGTCTCGCAGACATCCTGAAGGCCAACATCAACGACATGATCGACAAGGCCGAAGATCCCGAGAAGATGGTCAAGCAACTCATCATCGAGATGGAAGAGCAGGTTGACGAAGCAACCCAGGCTCTCGGTCAGGCCATGGGCTCCCAGAAGGTAGCCGCCAAGGAGCTCGCCGATGCCCAGGCCGTTTCCGCCGACTGGAACGACAAGGCCAAGGTGGCCCTGCGCGCCGGCAAGGAAGACCTGGCCAAGAAGGCCCTGGACGCCAAGGTCGGCGTCGATGAGCAGGTCACCCAGCTCCAGGCCTCCTACGACCAGATCACCGCACAGGTCGACAAGCTGCGCGACCAGGTCCAGACCCTGAAGATCAAGCTGGACGAGGCCCGTGCACGCCAGAACGTCCTGATCGCCCGCGCTAAGATGGCCGAGGCCCAGCAGAACGTCGCCACCTCCATCAACACCGCCAGCTTCGATTCCGCATTCGCGAAGCTCGACGCCATGGAGCGCAAGATCACCGAGAAGGAAGCCGTTGCCGAGGCCTTTACCGAAATCGGCGGCGCAGACGTCGACGTCAACGACCAGTTCGAAACCCTGCAGCATGAAGCTGCGGTGAACGACCAGCTCGCCGCCCTCAAGGCTGAACTCGGTCTGTAA
- a CDS encoding glutathione peroxidase: MTVHDYNVEARDGSTVSLKDYEGKVLLIVNTATGCGFTPQYEELEAMYAEYKDQGFEILDFPCNQFANQAPESDEEIHQFCTLKFGTEFPQFKKIEVNGENAIPLFADLATQKPFEGFGKGLKSMAMSKVAKAVDKEFGDKAYIKWNFTKFLINREGELVARFEPTADMDDVKAAVAQQL, encoded by the coding sequence ATGACCGTGCACGACTACAACGTTGAAGCCCGCGACGGAAGCACCGTTTCCCTCAAGGATTACGAGGGCAAGGTCCTGCTCATCGTCAACACCGCCACCGGTTGCGGCTTCACCCCGCAGTACGAAGAGCTCGAGGCCATGTACGCCGAATACAAGGACCAGGGCTTCGAGATTCTGGACTTCCCCTGCAACCAGTTCGCCAACCAGGCGCCGGAATCCGACGAGGAGATTCACCAGTTCTGCACGCTGAAGTTCGGCACCGAGTTCCCGCAGTTCAAAAAGATCGAAGTCAACGGCGAGAACGCCATCCCGTTGTTCGCCGACCTGGCAACCCAAAAGCCTTTCGAGGGGTTCGGCAAAGGCTTGAAGTCCATGGCTATGAGCAAGGTTGCCAAGGCCGTCGACAAGGAGTTCGGCGATAAGGCCTACATCAAGTGGAACTTCACGAAGTTCCTGATCAACCGCGAAGGCGAGCTTGTCGCCCGCTTCGAGCCCACGGCCGACATGGACGACGTCAAGGCCGCCGTGGCGCAGCAGCTCTAA